A genomic region of Sulfobacillus acidophilus DSM 10332 contains the following coding sequences:
- a CDS encoding hypothetical protein (KEGG: tac:Ta0426 hypothetical protein~SPTR: Hypothetical membrane protein) encodes MSFPQSAYLPVAIGFFGLATNYFVWGGQALFQHPKSNPELNKAIGVWGIWMGGFMQFITGVYLMVGLSWFPVYTSKAPLYMAAVAFTSYGVHWFAIGWRRYIGAPDGVEGLMAIAYSAISLLGVLVFFQAGDVPVGILFIILLLIYLTEIPTRLGPWVPGGRLIGFFQFIGAIWLIYLTYGVVFNTALGGHWWV; translated from the coding sequence ATGAGTTTTCCACAATCGGCATATTTGCCGGTGGCCATTGGATTTTTTGGGTTGGCCACAAATTATTTTGTCTGGGGAGGCCAAGCGTTATTTCAGCATCCCAAAAGTAACCCGGAGTTAAATAAGGCCATCGGCGTATGGGGCATTTGGATGGGCGGATTTATGCAATTTATTACCGGGGTCTATTTGATGGTAGGGCTGAGCTGGTTTCCTGTCTATACCTCTAAAGCGCCACTGTATATGGCTGCGGTGGCATTTACATCGTATGGTGTGCACTGGTTTGCCATTGGATGGCGGCGATACATTGGCGCACCCGATGGCGTGGAGGGGCTTATGGCCATCGCGTATTCGGCCATTTCGTTGCTCGGAGTGCTCGTGTTTTTCCAAGCCGGAGACGTTCCGGTAGGCATTTTGTTTATTATTCTTTTGTTAATCTATTTAACGGAAATCCCGACACGGCTAGGTCCGTGGGTTCCGGGAGGGCGACTGATTGGATTCTTCCAGTTTATCGGGGCCATTTGGCTGATTTATTTAACCTATGGAGTCGTATTTAACACCGCTTTAGGCGGTCACTGGTGGGTATGA
- a CDS encoding major facilitator superfamily MFS_1 (PFAM: Sugar (and other) transporter~InterPro IPR011701~KEGG: aac:Aaci_2879 general substrate transporter~PFAM: Major facilitator superfamily MFS-1~SPTR: General substrate transporter) yields the protein MNDSSQTGVLQALDETGLQKFHWRTVITAGMGFFTDAYDLFIIGTVTAILTPLWHLSTGQLAILNSTSLAAAAFGALVFGRLMDRLGRKAMYGIEVMMLAGGALLSALAPSFGWLVVFRILVGLGVGGDYPTSSVIMSEYANRTHRGFLVTLVFSMQGLGLLAGPAVAAILLASGMSHDLAWRLMLGLGAIPAASVIYLRRRMAETPRYLVTVQGKTDEAAEVVKSLTGKAVVAEANAPTKVQGGLWTRKNLIRLLGTAGSWFLVDVAFYGNGVSSQLILKALLPQAHLIEKVLVSALIFLVAAVPGYYVAAYFMDKIGRKWIQSVGFLVMAITYGLIFGVPRIIQMPVLFLIVYAVSYFFIEFGPNTTTFLVPSEVFPTHLRGTAHGISAAAGKIGAFLGAFVLPFVLKSAGLGSTMGLLAAVALLGAALTLATLPEMKQKSLEEVQTDPLPVAERRLS from the coding sequence ATGAACGATTCGTCTCAGACCGGAGTGCTCCAGGCGCTAGACGAAACGGGCTTGCAAAAGTTTCACTGGCGGACCGTTATTACCGCCGGGATGGGATTTTTTACGGATGCATACGACCTTTTTATTATCGGCACCGTGACCGCAATCTTAACCCCTTTATGGCATCTCAGCACCGGACAATTAGCGATTTTGAACAGTACGTCGTTGGCTGCGGCGGCCTTTGGCGCCCTCGTGTTCGGGCGGTTAATGGACCGCTTGGGCCGAAAGGCCATGTATGGCATTGAAGTGATGATGCTGGCGGGAGGGGCGCTTTTATCCGCGTTGGCTCCGTCCTTCGGCTGGCTGGTCGTCTTTCGGATTTTGGTCGGTTTGGGCGTCGGGGGCGATTACCCCACCAGTTCCGTCATTATGAGTGAATATGCCAACCGCACGCATCGCGGATTTTTGGTGACTTTGGTCTTTTCCATGCAAGGCTTAGGTTTGTTGGCCGGGCCGGCGGTCGCGGCGATTTTATTGGCGTCCGGCATGTCACATGATTTGGCTTGGCGTCTCATGCTCGGATTAGGGGCGATTCCGGCGGCCTCGGTCATCTACTTGCGACGCCGGATGGCGGAAACGCCTCGCTATTTGGTGACGGTGCAGGGGAAAACCGACGAAGCGGCCGAAGTGGTAAAGTCGCTGACCGGCAAAGCGGTCGTCGCGGAAGCGAATGCTCCTACTAAAGTCCAAGGCGGCCTCTGGACGCGTAAGAACTTGATCCGCCTCTTGGGGACGGCCGGTAGCTGGTTTCTGGTCGATGTCGCGTTTTACGGTAACGGCGTCTCGTCTCAGCTCATTTTAAAAGCTCTTTTACCCCAAGCCCACTTGATCGAAAAAGTTTTGGTTTCGGCTTTGATCTTTCTCGTGGCCGCCGTGCCGGGATATTATGTGGCGGCTTATTTCATGGACAAAATCGGTCGGAAGTGGATTCAAAGTGTGGGTTTCTTGGTCATGGCGATAACCTATGGATTAATTTTTGGGGTGCCGCGCATCATTCAAATGCCCGTGCTCTTTTTAATCGTGTATGCGGTCAGTTATTTCTTTATCGAATTCGGGCCCAACACCACCACGTTTTTGGTTCCGTCCGAAGTATTTCCGACCCATTTACGGGGAACCGCCCATGGCATATCGGCCGCCGCCGGCAAAATCGGCGCCTTTTTGGGAGCGTTTGTGTTGCCTTTCGTCCTAAAATCGGCAGGACTCGGTTCGACGATGGGGCTATTGGCGGCGGTGGCTCTATTGGGGGCGGCCCTGACTCTCGCCACCTTGCCGGAAATGAAGCAGAAATCCTTGGAGGAAGTGCAGACGGATCCGCTTCCGGTGGCGGAACGACGGTTATCGTAA
- a CDS encoding transcriptional regulator, TrmB (PFAM: Sugar-specific transcriptional regulator TrmB~COGs: COG1378 transcriptional regulator protein~InterPro IPR002831~KEGG: chy:CHY_1865 putative transcriptional regulator~PFAM: Transcriptional regulator TrmB~SPTR: Putative transcriptional regulator), protein MDPVKALQEIGWSELEARVYVALWESGTDLSGYQVAKAAHIARANVYPVLERLIRRGAVQEYPATEGSRYRAVPFTTIAEAQMAIWSERMANLKEALAKPLTPPRVAVARGVEAGLTHGFRVIQEASRTLDIGASYGSVRPFANALAEARQRGVKERFLCFDRCPPPGCGVCQDPIMVGTGPFRSTGWLLLVRDKEDALIASGTDEKREILLTDLAPIQETVQLLLTLGEDRALQIRPE, encoded by the coding sequence ATGGATCCCGTCAAGGCGTTACAAGAAATCGGCTGGTCGGAATTGGAAGCACGGGTTTATGTGGCCCTTTGGGAATCGGGAACGGATTTAAGCGGCTATCAGGTGGCCAAAGCGGCGCATATAGCGCGGGCGAACGTCTATCCGGTGCTGGAACGTCTCATTCGGCGGGGAGCCGTCCAAGAATACCCGGCCACCGAGGGCAGTCGGTATCGAGCGGTGCCTTTCACCACGATTGCCGAAGCCCAAATGGCGATATGGTCGGAACGCATGGCGAACCTGAAAGAAGCGTTGGCCAAGCCCTTAACGCCGCCGCGAGTGGCTGTCGCCCGGGGGGTGGAAGCCGGGTTGACCCATGGGTTTCGCGTGATTCAGGAGGCGTCTCGGACACTGGATATTGGCGCCTCTTATGGGAGTGTGCGGCCGTTTGCGAACGCCTTGGCCGAGGCCCGTCAACGCGGTGTCAAAGAACGCTTTTTGTGCTTTGATCGCTGTCCGCCACCCGGTTGTGGCGTCTGCCAAGATCCCATCATGGTGGGGACCGGCCCCTTCCGGTCGACGGGTTGGCTTCTGTTGGTGCGCGATAAAGAGGACGCGTTGATTGCTTCAGGGACGGACGAAAAACGGGAAATCCTCCTGACGGATTTGGCCCCGATTCAAGAGACGGTCCAATTATTGCTGACGTTAGGGGAAGATCGGGCGCTCCAGATTCGCCCCGAGTGA
- a CDS encoding L-serine dehydratase, iron-sulfur-dependent, beta subunit (PFAM: ACT domain; Serine dehydratase beta chain~TIGRFAM: L-serine dehydratase, iron-sulfur-dependent, beta subunit~COGs: COG1760 L-serine deaminase~InterPro IPR005131:IPR002912:IPR004643~KEGG: stl:stu1316 L-serine dehydratase beta subunit~PFAM: Serine dehydratase beta chain; Amino acid-binding ACT~PRIAM: L-serine ammonia-lyase~SPTR: L-serine dehydratase beta subunit;~TIGRFAM: Iron-sulphur-dependent L-serine dehydratase beta subunit), which translates to MPEPSPVLSYLSAFDIIGPVMVGPSSSHTAGALRLGRVARKLLGDEPVAADFVLLGSFAETFRGHGTDRALVAGILGLATDDPRVPEALSLANTQGVRYQFRAAPNTVSQGYHPNTVTMTVYGSSDQVRVTGSSLGGGKIEVTEIDGFHVRISGDFPAIVIWHQDVPGVLAAVVQNIAHLGINIGRLTLDRTHPGGLALGVIELDSPQEVTASLLDALSRTRLPIVRQRWIYPI; encoded by the coding sequence ATGCCTGAACCCTCTCCGGTTCTCTCGTACCTCAGTGCGTTTGACATTATCGGGCCGGTGATGGTGGGGCCTTCGAGTTCCCATACGGCCGGCGCTTTACGTTTAGGGCGAGTGGCACGCAAATTATTGGGCGACGAGCCGGTGGCGGCCGATTTTGTGTTGCTCGGATCTTTTGCGGAAACGTTTCGGGGCCACGGAACCGATCGGGCCTTAGTCGCAGGCATCTTGGGGTTAGCGACCGACGACCCGCGGGTGCCGGAGGCGCTCTCCTTGGCGAACACTCAGGGGGTTCGATACCAATTTCGGGCGGCGCCGAACACCGTGTCGCAAGGATATCATCCGAATACGGTGACGATGACCGTGTACGGCAGTTCGGATCAGGTGCGTGTGACCGGCAGTTCGCTGGGCGGAGGCAAAATTGAGGTCACGGAAATTGACGGGTTTCATGTGCGGATTTCGGGTGATTTTCCCGCCATCGTCATATGGCACCAAGATGTCCCCGGGGTGTTAGCCGCCGTCGTGCAGAATATTGCGCATCTGGGCATCAACATCGGACGGTTGACGCTTGACCGCACGCATCCTGGCGGGTTGGCGCTCGGCGTCATTGAATTGGATTCGCCTCAGGAGGTGACGGCGTCATTATTGGATGCGCTGAGCCGGACCCGTCTTCCGATTGTCCGGCAGCGCTGGATTTATCCTATTTAA
- a CDS encoding Sporulation stage 0, Spo0E-like regulatory phosphatase (PFAM: Spo0E like sporulation regulatory protein~InterPro IPR018540~PFAM: Sporulation stage 0, Spo0E-like regulatory phosphatase) codes for MQASTAVKEPRSNPVMFLEFERHQLVELADRVGNLTDDRVLAASRELDYLILSFYRRGLVSR; via the coding sequence ATGCAAGCGTCAACGGCTGTCAAGGAACCCCGGTCCAATCCGGTTATGTTTCTGGAGTTCGAACGCCACCAGTTAGTCGAATTGGCCGATCGCGTGGGCAATCTCACGGATGATCGGGTTCTGGCGGCCAGCCGCGAGCTCGATTATCTCATCTTGTCGTTTTACCGCCGCGGATTGGTTTCCCGTTAA
- a CDS encoding methyl-accepting chemotaxis sensory transducer (PFAM: Methyl-accepting chemotaxis protein (MCP) signaling domain~COGs: COG0840 Methyl-accepting chemotaxis protein~InterPro IPR004089~KEGG: rmr:Rmar_0071 methyl-accepting chemotaxis sensory transducer~PFAM: Chemotaxis methyl-accepting receptor, signalling~SMART: Chemotaxis methyl-accepting receptor, signalling~SPTR: Methyl-accepting chemotaxis sensory transducer) yields MDQPPMTMVPTISDEVRETLAVLETVMHDVASHAATNQRDLGQVAAVVADLHHQVEDTDQTVAEALNGVLSMAERLTTVAAHVEEVEAETQEVGRVADASRQYASRAEDAIQEIQRTMALLDEHTRKVLKISGVIQQIANTTNLLALNASIEAARAGEYGRSFSVLAEEIRKLADQTRAEAQGIATDLDAVVHQLAQARSISEGVGEAVTALSGAVTQSHQSFTAIGQVIHDAANQIAETAQLGEQQKQHMARVGQVMDTLTERFREVSGQVEHITGEVQKTALAMENGYQALESYTYEGWVPKALQDAEEAARAVEGVLEAAVREGQVSLSQLLATGQYVPYQPAEIQQLSRYIDVSRVVGASSLNPPKYRVPYEHTVEPALNRLMDEYIQRHRWILFSVVDLNGYVVACAAVDRPSLTGDPAEDDRNRFKRLLPHPSWVRGSRTGLGDRVAWLPNHLTRADFSAHGVSLKRPETPERPLVQTYIRNNVTVMTLLSYPVHVENERFGAIMVAWH; encoded by the coding sequence ATGGATCAACCACCAATGACCATGGTCCCGACCATTTCTGACGAAGTCCGAGAAACGTTGGCCGTGTTAGAGACGGTCATGCATGACGTGGCTTCCCATGCCGCCACAAACCAGCGTGATTTGGGTCAAGTGGCGGCGGTGGTGGCGGACTTGCATCATCAGGTAGAGGATACCGATCAGACGGTGGCCGAAGCGTTAAACGGGGTCCTCTCCATGGCCGAACGGCTGACTACGGTGGCGGCCCACGTGGAAGAGGTCGAGGCCGAGACGCAGGAAGTCGGTCGGGTTGCGGACGCCTCGCGCCAATATGCCAGTCGGGCGGAAGACGCGATTCAAGAGATTCAGCGCACGATGGCGCTTTTGGATGAGCACACGCGAAAGGTGTTAAAAATTAGCGGGGTGATTCAGCAAATCGCCAATACGACGAATCTCTTGGCGTTAAATGCGTCGATTGAGGCGGCCCGGGCAGGCGAGTACGGCCGAAGTTTTTCGGTGCTGGCGGAAGAGATTCGTAAGCTGGCCGATCAAACGCGAGCCGAAGCGCAAGGCATCGCGACGGATTTGGATGCGGTCGTGCACCAGTTGGCCCAGGCCCGTTCGATTTCGGAGGGGGTCGGGGAGGCCGTCACGGCGTTGAGCGGCGCGGTGACCCAGTCTCATCAATCGTTTACCGCCATTGGCCAGGTCATTCATGACGCCGCCAATCAAATTGCCGAAACGGCGCAATTAGGGGAACAGCAAAAACAGCACATGGCACGGGTGGGACAGGTCATGGACACGTTGACCGAACGGTTTCGCGAGGTCAGCGGACAAGTGGAACATATTACCGGTGAAGTGCAAAAAACCGCTTTGGCGATGGAAAACGGCTACCAAGCGCTGGAATCCTATACTTACGAGGGATGGGTGCCGAAAGCCCTCCAAGACGCCGAAGAAGCCGCGCGGGCAGTCGAAGGGGTGTTGGAAGCGGCTGTTCGTGAAGGGCAGGTGTCCTTAAGTCAACTGTTGGCCACCGGCCAATATGTCCCGTATCAACCCGCCGAGATTCAGCAGCTGTCCCGTTATATTGATGTGAGCCGGGTGGTGGGGGCATCGTCCCTCAATCCGCCGAAATATCGCGTGCCCTACGAACACACCGTCGAACCGGCGCTCAATCGGCTGATGGATGAATATATTCAGCGGCATCGGTGGATTCTTTTTAGTGTCGTAGACCTGAACGGATACGTGGTGGCTTGTGCCGCGGTCGATAGACCGTCGTTGACGGGCGACCCGGCCGAAGATGACCGAAACCGGTTTAAGCGACTATTACCCCATCCATCTTGGGTGCGAGGGAGTCGTACCGGATTGGGCGACCGGGTTGCGTGGTTGCCGAATCACCTGACGCGGGCGGATTTTTCCGCTCATGGGGTGAGTCTTAAACGGCCTGAGACGCCGGAACGTCCGCTGGTCCAGACGTACATTCGCAACAACGTGACGGTCATGACGCTCCTCTCTTATCCGGTCCATGTAGAGAATGAGCGCTTCGGGGCCATTATGGTGGCGTGGCATTGA
- a CDS encoding LSU ribosomal protein L10P (PFAM: Ribosomal protein L10~COGs: COG0244 Ribosomal protein L10~HAMAP: 50S ribosomal protein L10~InterPro IPR001790~KEGG: sgy:Sgly_0382 LSU ribosomal protein L10P~PFAM: Ribosomal protein L10~SPTR: 50S ribosomal protein L10) yields the protein MATAEKAQVIEETRQALESSQAAVLADYRGLTVQQMAQLRTQLAKGGVTLKVIKNTLIKRAADEAGISGLEPYLNGPTAVAFSPDDPVVAAKLLFQAARELRKIEIKAGVLGKSAIGPDGVKELADLPSREVLLGKVVGTLNAPIQQFVWVLNAPLGNLARALDQIRQKREAEG from the coding sequence ATGGCAACAGCAGAAAAAGCGCAGGTCATCGAAGAAACCCGGCAAGCCCTCGAATCGTCGCAAGCTGCGGTGTTGGCCGATTACCGGGGCTTGACGGTGCAACAAATGGCTCAGTTGCGAACCCAGCTAGCTAAGGGCGGCGTCACCTTAAAGGTGATCAAAAACACCTTGATTAAGCGGGCGGCCGATGAGGCGGGCATTAGCGGATTAGAGCCTTATTTGAATGGACCGACCGCGGTCGCGTTCAGTCCGGATGACCCGGTGGTGGCGGCCAAACTTTTGTTTCAGGCCGCTCGCGAATTACGGAAAATCGAAATTAAAGCGGGCGTGCTCGGAAAATCCGCCATTGGGCCCGACGGGGTGAAAGAACTGGCGGATTTGCCCAGTCGAGAAGTGCTGCTGGGCAAGGTGGTCGGGACGCTGAACGCGCCAATTCAACAATTCGTGTGGGTTTTGAACGCGCCTTTGGGCAACTTGGCTCGTGCGTTGGATCAAATTCGGCAAAAGCGGGAAGCCGAGGGCTAA
- a CDS encoding D-alanine--D-alanine ligase (PFAM: D-ala D-ala ligase N-terminus; D-ala D-ala ligase C-terminus~TIGRFAM: D-alanine--D-alanine ligase~COGs: COG1181 D-alanine-D-alanine ligase and related ATP-grasp protein~HAMAP: D-alanine--D-alanine ligase~InterPro IPR011127:IPR011095:IPR005905~KEGG: pth:PTH_1390 D-alanine--D-alanine ligase~PFAM: D-alanine--D-alanine ligase, C-terminal; D-alanine--D-alanine ligase, N-terminal~PRIAM: D-alanine--D-alanine ligase~SPTR: D-alanine--D-alanine ligase;~TIGRFAM: D-alanine--D-alanine ligase) yields the protein MENIRVVVMMGGPSSEHDVSLASGSEVYHALKSQPAFDVKALTISRDGHWTLDSAPPEALVPSGGSPTGTVSRQGAIRGVSLLAQADVVFLAFHGTFGEDGTLQGLLETLGIPYTGSGPLASALAMNKAKAKELFQYHGLATPPGVVLSRREIQASLSSCAAYVKSRLTYPLVVKPNVGGSSLGAAMVDDAVDLEKALADASRYDLDVLVEERISGREFTCAVLEEMDGQLRALPVIEIIPKSGRFFDFTAKYQTGAADEICPAPIPDAMRDTIQHMAIKAHDVLGCEGLSRADMIWTDQGPVLLEVNTIPGMTRNSLVPKAARAAGIAFEGLVGHLVRLALQRQQLRR from the coding sequence ATGGAAAACATTCGGGTGGTGGTCATGATGGGGGGGCCCTCCAGTGAGCACGACGTCTCGTTGGCAAGCGGCTCCGAAGTCTACCACGCGCTGAAAAGTCAGCCCGCCTTTGACGTGAAAGCGTTAACGATTAGCCGTGATGGACATTGGACGCTGGACTCGGCTCCGCCGGAAGCCCTGGTGCCGTCGGGCGGATCGCCCACCGGGACCGTTTCGCGGCAAGGCGCCATTCGTGGTGTGTCGTTATTGGCTCAGGCTGATGTGGTATTTTTGGCCTTTCACGGAACATTTGGCGAGGACGGCACGCTGCAGGGCCTTTTGGAAACGCTCGGCATCCCCTATACCGGGAGCGGACCGTTGGCGTCGGCCTTGGCGATGAATAAAGCCAAAGCCAAAGAACTTTTTCAATATCATGGACTCGCGACTCCGCCCGGGGTAGTGTTAAGCCGACGAGAAATCCAGGCGTCCTTGTCCTCATGCGCAGCGTATGTGAAGAGCCGTTTAACGTATCCGCTGGTCGTCAAACCGAATGTCGGCGGATCCAGCCTAGGGGCGGCGATGGTTGATGACGCGGTGGATTTGGAGAAGGCGCTCGCCGACGCAAGCCGGTACGATTTGGACGTGTTGGTCGAGGAACGGATATCGGGACGGGAATTTACGTGTGCCGTATTAGAAGAAATGGACGGGCAGCTGCGGGCGTTGCCGGTCATCGAAATTATTCCCAAAAGCGGCCGGTTTTTCGATTTTACGGCTAAATATCAAACTGGGGCGGCCGACGAAATTTGTCCGGCGCCTATCCCGGATGCGATGCGGGACACCATTCAACACATGGCGATAAAGGCTCATGACGTTTTAGGATGCGAAGGGCTTTCGCGGGCGGATATGATTTGGACCGACCAGGGGCCGGTTCTGTTGGAAGTGAACACCATTCCGGGCATGACACGAAACTCGCTTGTGCCTAAAGCGGCGCGGGCTGCCGGCATCGCGTTCGAGGGTTTGGTGGGCCACCTGGTTCGATTGGCTCTTCAACGCCAGCAGCTCCGCCGTTAA
- a CDS encoding 50S ribosomal protein L7/L12 (PFAM: Ribosomal protein L7/L12 C-terminal domain~TIGRFAM: ribosomal protein L7/L12~COGs: COG0222 Ribosomal protein L7/L12~HAMAP: Ribosomal protein L7/L12~InterPro IPR013823:IPR000206~KEGG: tjr:TherJR_0286 ribosomal protein L7/L12~PFAM: Ribosomal protein L7/L12, C-terminal~SPTR: 50S ribosomal protein L7/L12;~TIGRFAM: Ribosomal protein L7/L12), with translation MAKVEEVIEIVKGMNVLELSQLVKALEDEFGVTAAAPVAVAAAAPAAAGGAAPAEEVEQTEFDVVLTSAGDKKVQVIKVVRELTGLSLTEAKALVDGAPKAVKEKISKADAEAAKAKLEEAGASVEIK, from the coding sequence ATGGCTAAGGTCGAAGAAGTTATAGAGATTGTCAAGGGCATGAACGTGCTCGAGTTGTCCCAGTTGGTTAAGGCGTTGGAAGACGAGTTTGGCGTAACGGCGGCGGCTCCGGTGGCCGTGGCGGCGGCGGCGCCGGCGGCGGCGGGCGGAGCGGCTCCGGCCGAAGAAGTCGAACAGACCGAGTTTGATGTGGTGCTGACCTCGGCGGGAGACAAGAAAGTCCAAGTGATTAAGGTCGTTCGCGAATTAACGGGCCTGTCATTAACGGAAGCCAAGGCATTAGTTGACGGAGCGCCCAAAGCCGTCAAAGAAAAAATTTCCAAGGCAGACGCGGAGGCGGCGAAGGCCAAACTTGAAGAAGCTGGAGCTTCGGTCGAGATTAAGTAA
- a CDS encoding L-serine ammonia-lyase (PFAM: Serine dehydratase alpha chain~TIGRFAM: L-serine dehydratase, iron-sulfur-dependent, alpha subunit~COGs: COG1760 L-serine deaminase~InterPro IPR005130:IPR004642~KEGG: bts:Btus_3076 L-serine dehydratase, iron-sulfur-dependent, alpha subunit~PFAM: Serine dehydratase alpha chain~PRIAM: L-serine ammonia-lyase~SPTR: L-serine dehydratase, iron-sulfur-dependent, alpha subunit;~TIGRFAM: L-serine dehydratase, alpha subunit), producing MAFSQLKQLVEEAERRNGTIAQVMLEQEHQTTGQDPTVIEEKMASQLVVMEEAVRTGRTRPRRSFGGLIGGEAARLAARPPSRLIGAVAMDAMANAMAVSEVNASMGRIVATPTAGAAGILPGVLVALLDHQLISRPQAVQGLLTAAALGLAIANSSSISGAAGGCQAEVGSATAMTAGAVTELLGGSPQQVIDAVGLALTDSLGLVCDPVAGLVEVPCLYRNGLHAVAALAAAECALAGIHNVIPADEVVSAMRDIGNLMPPQLRETGLGGLADTPTGRQLRRDILGGSSHA from the coding sequence ATGGCATTTTCTCAACTAAAACAGCTCGTGGAAGAAGCCGAGCGCCGTAACGGGACGATTGCCCAGGTCATGCTCGAGCAAGAACACCAAACCACCGGCCAAGATCCGACGGTGATTGAAGAAAAGATGGCCAGCCAACTGGTGGTGATGGAAGAGGCGGTCAGAACAGGCCGTACCCGACCTCGCCGATCGTTTGGCGGGCTCATTGGCGGGGAAGCCGCGCGGTTGGCCGCCCGTCCGCCGTCGCGCTTGATTGGTGCGGTGGCGATGGATGCGATGGCTAACGCCATGGCCGTTTCGGAGGTTAACGCGTCGATGGGCCGAATTGTCGCGACGCCTACGGCCGGGGCCGCTGGGATCTTGCCGGGTGTGCTCGTGGCGTTATTGGATCATCAGCTGATTTCACGACCGCAGGCGGTCCAGGGATTGTTGACGGCCGCCGCTTTGGGTCTGGCCATTGCGAATTCCAGCTCCATTTCCGGGGCGGCCGGCGGGTGTCAGGCCGAAGTCGGGTCGGCGACGGCGATGACGGCGGGAGCGGTCACCGAACTTTTGGGGGGCTCTCCGCAACAGGTAATCGACGCCGTGGGATTGGCGTTAACGGATTCGTTAGGGCTGGTCTGCGATCCGGTGGCCGGTTTGGTGGAGGTCCCCTGTCTTTATCGGAACGGCTTACATGCCGTGGCGGCTTTAGCGGCCGCCGAATGTGCTCTGGCCGGTATTCACAACGTGATTCCGGCCGACGAAGTGGTTTCCGCGATGCGCGATATCGGCAACTTAATGCCTCCGCAGTTACGCGAAACGGGTTTGGGCGGGTTGGCCGATACCCCGACCGGCCGGCAGCTTCGGCGGGACATTTTAGGAGGGTCGTCCCATGCCTGA